A region of the Vigna unguiculata cultivar IT97K-499-35 chromosome 9, ASM411807v1, whole genome shotgun sequence genome:
GTCATAGAAGCGAATCATGGTCGTAGAATCATTGCAATTGGTCTCATCCCACATGCCAAGCCGTTTCAACACAGACTCAAGCTCGTGGCTGGTGATGAAGCCATCTCCATCCAAGTCAAACACCTTGAAGGTTTTCACCAGGTCGCTCTCCAATTCCTCTGCCTCACCACCACCGCCTCTAATTTCTCCGTTCTGCTGCTCCGAAATGGAGTTGTAAAAGAACAAGAACTCGCTCAAACCAAGGCTCTTCGTTTCGACCAACGATTCCAACTCTTGTATGGTGTAATTGCAGTTAC
Encoded here:
- the LOC114162813 gene encoding probable calcium-binding protein CML44 isoform X2 — its product is MLQITGNCNYTIQELESLVETKSLGLSEFLFFYNSISEQQNGEIRGGGGEAEELESDLVKTFKVFDLDGDGFITSHELESVLKRLGMWDETNCNDSTTMIRFYDTNFDGRLDFQEFKNMMLVSRA
- the LOC114162813 gene encoding probable calcium-binding protein CML44 isoform X1 is translated as MCLLTQSDLKRIFEKVDVNGDGLVSLEELNQMLQITGNCNYTIQELESLVETKSLGLSEFLFFYNSISEQQNGEIRGGGGEAEELESDLVKTFKVFDLDGDGFITSHELESVLKRLGMWDETNCNDSTTMIRFYDTNFDGRLDFQEFKNMMLVSRA